The genomic region tgtgtctgtggtcAGGTGTCAACGTGTTCTTGAGGAAGATTGCAGTGGCAGCGGCCTCCAGCCCGGCAGTGGAAATCACCCAGCAGGaagagactctgtccatcaagACATCCACCAGCGTCCGCACCACCAATGTCTCCTTCACCGTGGGTCAGTCTTTCAGCGAGACCACGGTGGATGGACGTCCCTGCACGGTACATGTCTCTTTACTTCAAAttaaccaaaaacacaaaaactgtgtaATGTTAGTACATGCATACCAGGATTTGGCCAAAGACAGCATAACTAGCCCCAGCTCTGTGCAAAAGAAACATATGGAAATAATTTCAGTGCAACTCGAAGAGATCTGTTCTTCATCTTCATACTGAGTGGGTGATGAAGGACAAGCCGTGAAAACATTCTGACGTGCAGCAACCAGCACACTGAGCTCCAGTTATGACCAAACCTGAACTTTGCTATAACTTCATTCAGGCATTGATACTTTTTCTCATGTGAATCCCTGCAGAGTTTTCCTAAGTGGGAAACAGACAGAAAGATCAGCTGCGAACAGACTTTACAGAAAGGCGATGGGCCGAAGACGGCGTGGACCCGAGAGCTGACCAATGATGGAGAGCTCATGCTGGTACGTGCAATTGGAGTTAAAAAATAAGTACAAAATGAACAGTGCTATCAATTAGAGTCTCAGTGTAGATATTTTATAACCCCCAAGTAAGATTTGAATGCATTTTCAGCTTCCAGGAAGTAATACATTCATAAAACCCATGTTTTATTCACAAGAGGACAAAGAACACATGTCAGATCTCTGAACGGAGAAAAATAttggctcattttgaatttcataacaaaaacattgtcttgctgaaacatGCAAGGCCTTCCCTGGAAATgctggatgggagcatatgttaCTGTAAAACCTGAATGAGCCTTTCAGCACTGATGATGCCTTTTCAGATGTGCAAGCTGCCAATTTCACAACCCGCTGATGTGCCTCCATGTCATCTGTGATGCAGAATTTTGAATTGAGTGCTGATAACAAACCAGAAAAGtccctctcctctttagtcTGCAGGATGTTGagtccatgttttccaaaaaagaatttcaaatttcGGTTCGACTTACTAAGGAAAGGTCTTCCGCTTTGCCTGAGTCCAGTTTAAATGAAAagatgtctgtgtttgtgcattagAGGGCTTTAATTGGCATTTGTGGATGGTACagtgaactgtgttcacagacagttatttctggaagtgttcctgagcccatgcagtgattttTATAATAGAATCATGTCTGTTTCTAATGTGATGCTCCCTGATTGCCTGAAGACCACAGGCCATGTGATTTCTCCAGATTGTCAGAATCTTTTAATAATACAAACTACAATGATGAAATATTcaaagtttattattatattattctgaaattgttccacAATTTTGTAGACTCTAGTGTACCTCTGCTGAAATGTTTTCCATTTCAGAGTGGTGTTGACCAGTCACAGTTAGAGCAGGCTGTGCTTGAATGGAGGTGAAAACTACAGGTGAAATACATTTAAAGTAGGGAATCTGCCCCAGTGTGGAGTACACAAGGGCTATGTCAAAAGGATTATATcataatttgtaaaaaaaaaacaaacaaaaaaaaaaaaaacattaagaaatCTGATGTCCCCTGATGTTTGTTTCACCCCCAATCCTAACCACCCCCTAagactggttctgctggaggtttcttcctgttaaaaaggagtttttcctgcCCACTATCGTCAAGTGCTTGGTCATACCTGATCGTTGGAgttttgtgatttggtgctgtataaattgaattcaattgaaGCTTGCCTTTGTGTGCtcagttttatgttttaaacatttttatgcaTTATGATGTTGGTTTAGCATCACAGTTGAATATATGGGGAAAGTTCAGCCTCTTCAGAGATGTAATCATGAGACTGTCAGCTGCTGTCCTAACAAAGATCTCACTTTCTTATCGGCTTTTCAAAGTTGATCCACACTTTTTAAGAATGACCAGTGTACAGAACTGGAAGTATTGATGGTTCCAGATTTTGCATTAAAGCAGACTAATGGGATATTGCTGCATGAGAAAAACATTATATTTTACTTAAAACAACAGCAATCAAAATTCTGGAGGAAAGTCACCCATATTTTAGTGGGATTCATCTTCTAAGCACCATGaatctaactttttttttcttcagtcatGTAACTACCTTTAAAAATCGCTGGTTTTTCCTTTGGGTAAAGGAAATTTTGACAAAATAAGCTGACTTTAAGGACATCCTGCTGCAGGACACCTGTTCTCAATCTTTTTCTTGCTGACTAAATGGTTGttaaacagctttaaaaaagaaaaaacatgaactgtgtctgtgttgctgttttctttcagacaATGACTGCCGGAGATGTTGTCTGCACCAGAGTTTATGAGAGAgaatgaagatttttttttcccccaggacTGTCATACAATACTTCTGTTTTGTGCCTCACGCATGGTTTACATTTACTcgccttgtttttcttcttcttcttcctctcagaGAGTCGGTGTTGGTCAGGTCAAACAGTGCTCAAAATGCTTCAGCTGGTATTGTTTTTATAACAGTAAAACTTATTCATTATGTATCATACtacattccttttttaaaaaaacaaataaagcttTATAGCTgtgtctaattttttttttaaagatgttaataaacagttttatataaatctgatttcttttcaagctctcaTTCTTTATGTTGTCCCCTCCCGGCACCTCCTATTCCCGTCTGCATATCACTTTACATTACTGTCTGCCATTTGTACACCCTTTCCCCCAAAAGCTGTTTCCATTTGCAAACCCTTGTCCTCTGTGTGCTCTCTTTCATCACTACAATATGCATTTGATTAGTTTGAAAACTCCCAAAGACAATTCATATTTCATAAACTCTGCTTTGAGAGACACTTGGCAAAGACCAGGGGGAAACAGGGAGTGGAGAGGAAAATGAAATGAGTGAGGGGAAAGGGAGAGGGTGGCCATGAGAACATTAGTTAGCATCAGGAGAGTTCATACACTCTATGCTCTGCTTTCCAGCTGTGCCTACATGGAGAGCATGCTCATTAAAAACTCCCTGGCTTTCTTCTCTCTGGTTCTGTGCCCAGTTACAAAGTGTTGACCGACTTCCTGTTATGTTGTGCTGGGACACTTCCAGCTATTTCCTCTCTAAAATATCATTTGTCACCATATTGGGGTGCAAACAAAACGAGAGCCAGTAGTTAACAAGAAAGTCTACCCTTTGCTCACCTAAAACTCAGCAGCGTGTTTTAGTCTGAGCCTCACCTTGCTGTGAAAAATGGACCTGCGGGGTCTCAGGCACTTCCTGAGAAGAGAACAGCTATGGTTCACAGGCAGTGATGGTTTTTCCAGGTTTGCAAACAGTGTGCAGACAAGAACCCCTCTGAAGTGCTTCCCAGTTTATATACACATTGCTGAGCAAGCAGTGGGTGGACTTGGCCTCCTTTAGGATGACTGTCATTAATAACCTCAGTGGGAACGTGTGTGTATTTGGAGGAGAAAGTATCAAACCTTTTACTCAAGTACAGCCATGCACCTTACATTTTATCTCTACTGGGACTACCCTTGTCTCTTTTCTGAACTGAGgggtttctgtcatatttaaagtctgctttgaaaacaaaatgactGAGTGTGCATAAGAAGTTAGTGAGGGCCTGTACAGCTTCCTAAACTTGAAAGTCGCCATTAAGGGTACAGGGGAGGTTGTTAAAATGTCTTTATGGGGGAAAGAGGTAAAAGTATAGAAGTATGACGAGCAAAATGTACTTAAAGTATAAATGTACTTAACCTGTAAAttatcatttatcattatcaAACCTTagggtagggatgggtaccggtgtcggttctgacataaacggtagtaaccagaccgaaaagcagcgcacatttcggtgctttgtTTCGGTGCTTtgtttcggtgcttttttttcctgagccaattctagccaatcattttacgtttccgaggatagtaggcgggtccaggtacgtacgttcttttagagcagagctacagattaaaaatgcccaaggcgaagcggtcaagagtctggctgtacttcacagcaaaagatgcaaactcagcagcctgcaacaagtgctttaaggtggtactgtgatactgtcaaaggaggtaacacctcgaatccgatgaaacacctggcgacgcatagcggggtttttttttaaagccgagaaatgcgccgtgtttgatagcttgctgtgagacctcacgccgtgcacatctactgcgggtgtggtgcctgttatcggacctggagttagcaacatcccccaagaacccgaagagtagagtcctggcccctagccctgccagtgtagcagaaatgatgaggatgatgatggcagcagcagcagccgttcttctctgtgtgagtagcttaatgttgttcgtgtgtaatttacgttgagtaggctaaccacgttattacattaatgcatgtaaggtgaactagcaaacaccgtcgtagttacatgcagctgtcttcttgtttgatggcagatactcccttcacccgggccaaaaaggctaaaatgaccaaagaaaaagtggaaaacagtttaacatgagaggtttttggacaaagtttgtgttttttccattgtttaagcactgcttccagccaagagtgataccatatatgccctatagctgaagaaaaggctaacattgttatctttttacaaaaaaaacagctaaacatgagaggtttttggacaaagtttgtgttttttccattgattaagcactgcttccaaccaagagtgataccatatatgccctatagctgcagaaaaggctaacattgttatctttttacaaaaaaaaacaacaaaaaaaacagctgaacatgagaggtttttggaccaattttgtgttctccattctttaagcaccggtttgagcaccgtttaagcaccggcaccgtttcaaaagtaccggtttggcaccggtatcggataaaacctaaacgatacccatccctaccttAGGGCATGTGACACAACTAAAGTGGCAGGAAACAAGACAAAAAGATTCTGTAACACTTATTTGTTCACAGCTAAGTTCACCTCTTTTGGTCGTGAAATGTCATTCATTGAAACCAGCAGAGGAGTTTAGAGCAGACTCTCTGGTGGAACTGTTACCATACCACCAGTTTTGCACCATCttaccaaaagtattcacttgtCCACCTTCACACATATATGAACTTGAGTGATGCCCCATTCCTAATCCACAGAGTTTAACATGATGTAGGCCCAGCCTTTGCAGCTACAACAGCTTCAAATCTTCTGGAATGGCTTTCCATTAGATTTCagagtgtttatgggaattttcaATCAATCCTGATCATTCATGAGAAGGTTTGGCTccaattcatcccaaaggtgttctctTGAGTTGACTGAGTCAGGACTCAGTGCAGGCCAATTCCTTTCACTGGAGTTAAGGGGGCGAGCCCCacttctaaaaaaaaccccatcccTGCACTATAATCGCCCCTCTACCAAACTTTACACTGGGCACAaagcagtcagacaagtactgtTCTCCTGGCAATCACTAAACCCAGACTTGTCCAACAGATTGACTGAAGGGGAAAGCGTAATTCGTCACTCCAGAGAACACGTCTCCACTGCTCGAGAGTCCAGTGTAGGTGTGCTTTACGCCACTGCATCCAATGCTTTGCATTGCACTTGATGATGTAAGACTTGGATGCAGCTCcttggccatggaaacccattccatgaagctctctcTTCTTGAGCTGATCCAAAgaccacatgaagtttggaggaCTGTAGCGATTGAGTCTGGAGAAAGTTGGTGACATCTGTGCACTATGCGCCTCAACATCCGCTTACCAGATTTGGATGGTTGACTGAAGCTGCAAATGGTGCACTGAAACCACTGAAGCATATgaattaagaatgggatgtcactcgAGTTCATATGGATTTGAAGGCAGATGTTTGAATACTTTTGACAATATAGCGTGTATACTCACTGTTTGTTAACACAAATGTCAGCCAAGCACACGACAGCAATTCAGTTCATTTAGGCATGCAGATATGGttaagatgacctgctgaagttcaaactgagcatcagaatggatgaacaaaggtgatttaagtgactttgaacgtgacatggttgttggtgctagAAAAGctggttttaatttttcagaaactgatgatctgctgggattttccatCACTTGGGCTTACAGAGAATGgtgcaaaaaagagaaaatatccagtaagCGCCAGTTCTCGGGGAGAAAATATTTTCTTGATTTCCAAACTCCTTTGAGTgttaggaaggcaacagtaactcaaataaccacttgttacaatcATGTCGACATTCAGATtgactgcagcagcagaagaccacagcaGGTGCTGCTCCTGTCaagtaaaaacaggaaaccaagGCTACAGTTCACATGGGCTCACCAGAACTGTATAACAGAATATTATAAATCAATTGGTTGGTCTGATGATTCTTGATTTCTACtagtagggtcagaatttggtgtaaacaacaccAGTGCATTGATCCATCCAGCCTTATATGAACacttcaggctgctggtggcaTAATGGTGcaggggatattttcttggcacactttggtcCTCTTAGTAGCACTTTAGCTTgatttagatcaggggtgggcCTCAAGGGCCCATGACCTGCAGGTGTTAGATgtatccttgatccaacacagctgatttaaatggctaaattacctcctcaacatgtcttgaagttctccagaggcctgctaATGAATTAATCATTTGATTCGGGTGTGTTGatccagggtgatatctaaaacctgcaggacaccggtcttgaggtctggagttgcccacccctggtttagatgCAGGCcagcacggtggcacagtggttagcactgttgcaccacagcaagaaggtcctgacaGATCACCTTTGGGAAtcggtggaacaggagattcacataATGGATGTGCAGCCAGCAAATATCAGTatagaccaaaatctctgaggaatctttgccacaaagaattaaggtaGTTCTGAAGGCATAAGCCTTAAATAAGCCTAAATataaaagtctgttttttttttttaaggcaatAATAGCTAGCATGTTAAGATAGTCCAGTAAAAATGCCTGAAATGCAGAAGATTACAAGTGTACAACAGCATAGTGGAGATAAATTAGATGTATTTAAGCAAAGTACCTAAAAATGTGTacttgaaaaacactgaaaacactgaaagtaTTATGTGTGACCAAGTATTTATGGCTTACACAACCTCAGCCATGATGTACGTGCTTTTATGTCTCACAACCAGAATGTGTGTTTTGAATGGCCTCAATGAAGCCCGCGGTATTGTGTAAGTGCTCATCAAAACCGCAGCACTTTAACTGCACTCAGGAGAGGCTGGAATGTTCCCTGCTATTTGCTCAACAAGAAAACTGGCATTGcgcaaacacacgcacacataacaTGCCCAAAAGTCTGCCTAAATGACCCCTTTGACTGATGGTTGCAAGCCTCATAGGAGCAGTCCAAACTGGTCCCTCCTTAGCTGGGTCACTTTCCAAACAATTCTTATGCCAGTTCATTCCTCAGGCAGTGATGTCATGGAGTCTCGCATTGCTCGATTGGCTGAGGAATTCTGTGGTTTTGGACTGGGAGGCACCCGAATCCAGCTTTTGATTTGGGGCCATTTGGACCAATCATGAGACCCATTAGAGGAAATGATGAGTCACAGAAGTCAGCTGACAAATACAGATGCTGCTAGCTGTGGCCATAAAGACAAATGAAGCAGAGCCTGTAAGTAGGTTTAGGAGCAGCAGTTAAGCTAAGTTGCTACTAATAATTCTGCAACCTGTGAAGAGTGTAAATATGGCACTTCAGTGGCAGTGATATGAAACACCTCAACTGTTCCAgtcaatattaataatatatgTGTTATAGACATTATTAAGGCTGTCaatgaggattttttttcagtgattcCCCCCAAACCCCAAATTATTCAGTCTACAAGAATgtaaaatgaagaaaagcaGCACATCCTTAAAGTTGACCATTTCATAAGGGGAATTTCTGGCCTTTTCTTAATGGAAATATTCCCAAAATTATGGCTGTATAGCTGATGAACCCCCCCAAATGAAAAAACATAGTTCATGTTCATGTGTGAGTAAGAAGGGTCCAAATGCACTGAGCCCTCCTTAACATAGCTCAGTTTACATATGCTAAATATTTAGTCGTAATTAATGCATGCCTATTCATGCATGAAGACAAATATTCATAAAAAGTCACTAATGTACAGTAACTATATCAGAGTGtgtgctgtatgtgtgtgtgagacagccTGTGTGTCTGTAAGGAAACCCCATGACTGTCCTCTCCCATGTGACCCCCAACGTGATTTGCAGGAGCAGATAATGAAAAGAGACGAGGCTGGATTGTCCAAACTCATTAGGCCATGAAATGTGGATAAACTGGTGGAGCTAAGGGTCCTCTCTGCTCCTGACAGCAGGGTAATATGtgagaagttaaaaaaacactttaaagttTCTCTTTAAAGCATCCTGTACATGAGCTGGGATCAAAGGAGAAGCACAAGTGTCAGTCTGTGCCAGAGTATGACCTGTAAGAAACTCTGAAGAAAGCGTTTTTGGAGTAAAAATTATAACCTTTAAAgggggtttaataaaaaaaCGTGTAAGGAGTTTTTCTTAGTCCCAGCTCTTTAAAAGGTAACTGAGGTTAAATCTGCCTTGTGAATCACATTCAGCTGAGATCAGCTGTGTGCAAGAGTGACCTCTAATGG from Pelmatolapia mariae isolate MD_Pm_ZW linkage group LG22, Pm_UMD_F_2, whole genome shotgun sequence harbors:
- the crabp2b gene encoding cellular retinoic acid-binding protein 2b; its protein translation is MENKVTDFSGKWKMKSSENFEELLRALGVNVFLRKIAVAAASSPAVEITQQEETLSIKTSTSVRTTNVSFTVGQSFSETTVDGRPCTSFPKWETDRKISCEQTLQKGDGPKTAWTRELTNDGELMLTMTAGDVVCTRVYERE